The Sesamum indicum cultivar Zhongzhi No. 13 linkage group LG6, S_indicum_v1.0, whole genome shotgun sequence genome has a segment encoding these proteins:
- the LOC105163975 gene encoding uncharacterized protein LOC105163975, with translation MGDKATLAKAKMELEELYLGVPDESVNLTFQDLAQVRQQKAEKKRPSSSPSPIIEKSVSPLAKLPSLDFNKALEMENSSRATHSNYYSHHQRPQDGDLWPGAQGHAYGHHNHRAYANSFDDHLDHHGGGGDQRSMVYDDMSHVSGMSVAYGMERGRRRRPGIPHSNICTICCNYIYICRHRCLVCGRVYCRQCVSMGMGEMPEGRKCIECLGRRFSQRYIQKAGNVGCCMGYSSMVKQQELKWAEKGPRRSGENRYNHSMMASRSRSPVAPATPSRPHSPSNPPSFIKSSPYSPYSPTSHHPLPF, from the exons ATGGGAGATAAGGCAACACTAGCAAAGGCCAAAATGGAGTTGGAAGAGCTGTATTTGGGAGTCCCAGACGAGTCAGTGAACCTCACTTTCCAAGACTTAGCTCAAGTGAGGCAACAGAAAGCAGAGAAGAAGAGGCCGTCTTCGTCTCCGTCTCCTATCATCGAGAAATCTGTCTCTCCCTTAGCCAAACTGCCCAGCCTAGACTTCAACAAGGCCTTGGAGATGGAAAACTCGTCTCGGGCTACTCATTCCAATTACTATAGCCACCACCAGCGGCCTCAGGACGGCGACTTGTGGCCGGGGGCACAAGGCCATGCCTATGGCCACCACAACCATCGTGCCTACGCAAACAGCTTCGATGATCATCTTGATCATCATGGAGGCGGTGGGGATCAGAGAAGCATGGTTTATGATGATATGAGCCATGTGAGTGGAATGAGTGTGGCTTATGGCATGGAGAGAGGCCGAAGGCGGCGGCCTGGGATTCCGCACTCCAATATTTGCACTATTTGCtgcaattacatatatatttgtcgcCACCGTTGCTTG GTATGCGGCAGAGTTTATTGCAGGCAATGTGTAAGCATGGGGATGGGAGAGATGCCTGAAGGTAGAAAGTGTATTGAGTGTTTGGGGAGAAGATTCAGCCAAAG GTACATACAGAAGGCGGGCAACGTCGGGTGCTGCATGGGATATTCGTCTATGGTTAAGCAACAAGAGCTGAAGTGGGCGGAAAAAGGGCCGAGGAGGAGCGGTGAGAACAGATATAACCACAGCATGATGGCGTCGAGATCAAGAAGCCCTGTCGCCCCGGCAACGCCATCCAGGCCACATTCTCCCAGCAATCCCCCTTCGTTCATCAAGAGCTCGCCTTATTCGCCTTACTCGCCGACTAGCCACCATCCCTTGCCTTTCTAG